CACACTTGAGCCTGTTTGAAAATGGTTACGCATTATATTTTATGTCAGGGCATGTGGACGCAGTATTCAGTtgatcaatgttgacattctgaTATTACctaaagttttagatttttgttgttgttgatggcaTGGACAGCCCAAAATGTTGCTGTCATGAATATGATGCCATTTGGCTGATATAGCGAACTCATTTTCCTAGCGTATTCAATACGATATCTCAgccaaaaatacattgttgCATTATCATATTTAAATGCTGTCAGGTGAATGTGATTTCAATACAAATGGCAACTAAAATAACAGTACTTTTTGGGGCCAGGCAGTATAAACTGTGGTTGTGCTAGGGAgatggaaacaaacaaaaaatattaccCTCCATTTCCAAGAGACAGTATTGTTAGTAATATTTTGGATATCTGCTTAGTGGGTGCCATCTTATCTCTCAATCTGCTGACTTTCCATTTAAGTCATTTTGAGAGTCCGCCTCCTCTTCGGACGCATCCTCAACCGCCCGCCGACCTCCGCCCATACGCCGAGGTGCACTGCTGAAGGAGGGCTCGTTTCCGCGCCTAAAAAGTCACATGGACAAGGGATGCACCAGTCACATGAAAGGAAATGTCATGGTCGGTTGCAGGATTTTTGTTTCACGTGACAAAAGAAATCAGAATAGCTTGTGTATTgagatccttcaccactttgcggcttcagtacatcacatttttttatattaagtaaacAGTCATACACctcttacgaatgcctctaggtacgaaattttcatgttacaatttttttatatgcaaatgagactcgagatacgagaaagatccaagttacgaaatcccccaaaaagtaaatgcatttccttatccgttattttatcttgaaaatattgtcacggatgcattgattctcactttagaaacctcgctaccctctactgggctctcatttcatcgctctcattctatctgaTGCAATtacaattcaattggctgtctcacaacaaccactatccatgtttcaactCGActctgtccacctcggctaaatgctccccttattaattattgctgttccccttattaagcaattaaaaaccatacaaatgcaatgtggcacatattttcacacacacacgtaaaagtctaaaatgtaatacaaagtggacggctttcggccctggtagaacgggctcttgccgccatctggtggGCAAACATACAAACGGCCACGGAGTGAACTATTTCCGCgccgcagggcacattttcatctgcttgttattcattttaagagattaataaataatttacctATAATCTtctgtcatttttgtgtgtttcctcacatatttcatacaaaattgggacactgaacAATTTCAAAGAGTttaattggtagttgtgtgaggaccgtggaacgaattagagaatattttttaaaaagttcataaaaatgtcaaaattcactctgaaactcgcaagcggaagacgggaTAGCATTTTGGGTCCGCTCATACTGATCAAGTGTCTTGTTTGTGTTATCACGTAATCACACGTACTCTTACTTCCTTATGTGGTCCTTGTGTTTGCTTTTAGAAACAGATGTTCCTTTGTTCTGCAAGTTACAATAGACATTTAGCCAGTTGAGCCTGGGGCTGGTATCATGTAATTGTTCTCAGGCCCCTGTGTGGGAGATGGTTTAATTGCCAATACTAGCTGGCCATAGGAAACAATTCcatatttggaatttttttctaaactgaaacacagccactaatattcaaattaatgctCACTTTTGCCTACTAGAAAGGAAATAACCTGGAGTCAGATATTAGAGAGGTGTGCTTCCCTCAATAAAGCCTTGGCCGACGTGCTTGAAACACTCGGAGTCTTAGTCTGTCTGTTAtgtctccgtctgtctttcAAAACTCTCCAGAAGAGAAAACGAGCTTGCAACATTATAGATACAGGGTCAAAAGACAATTCGAACAATGTGAAAGGACCAGCAAATAGAAATGATTTGTTTAGGTCCAGAGGAAAGTTGACCTGTAAATATTTCTACCTGAGTTTGCTCTTGAGAGAGTTGACCTCGCGACTCATGGCATCATTGGCCTCGGTGGCTTCATCCAGCTCCCGCTGCAGCTTCCTGCGAGCTGCTGTGGCTCGCTGAGACTCCTCCTCTGACTCCTCCAGCTGCCGCTTCAACTGCTTCATGCGTGTGTTTGCCTTCTCCGCCTTGTACAGCATTGATAAAGTAAATGTTTAAGTCGAATGAAAGTCACTTTTCCTAAAGCAGGTAATTCTCAAATTATTGAAAGACATATCCTACCTGCTCTTTGTACTGTTCAGCCTGTTTTCTTTCATCCTCCACCTGCATCAGAACATCTTTGAGCTTCTTATCCTTTTGGCGCATACTCTTGGCATTAGTCTGCTTCTCCCTATAAAGCAAGAGAAATGTCTGTTGTCAATCAAGTTAAACtgggtacagtggtaccttcaGATACGAGCATAATGCGTTACGCAtgccgatttactcgtatctcaaaggaACATTTCCcaaagaaatgaactaaaaacaaattaattcgttccaaccctctgaaaaaacaccataaatcaggatattggaatggaaaaacattttttaaacatctattaacagagtaacaaataactagtggttatgatgtttaatagtactaaaattagacggatttcgcggaggggagagagagagcgagagagaccttttgcacggtaacgcgcttgtaacattaacaaatttaaatgaacttggattacgatacagacacaaaaataaatttaatctaaccttacactaaacttaattctaattttgttttaaaatgttatacctttcttctcccgggttggctctatttgccccgcctccaccctgacttccagctgcagtttttaaaaggaacatattgagtgttgtttgcttttgtcttcccttcaaaatattccgaaaatgatgcacacgaaTGTCCTCACTATAGGTtaccgcacgaccacttgccatctCCCGTTGTATACTGTATACGGTATACCGTtgagtagtatactcctctcgtattggcgagcaagcaccattctgcactgattaacggggaaaaaacattggaaaaaaaatgcaatgctccgcccagtgctcctaGAGATATTAAAACGACAGAGTTGTGACgagatgatgttctcataagcGTAGGccgtatgctcgtatatcaaaatttgtctcatatgtcaaggtaaatatttgctcgaaattgtaCTCgtttatcaaaatttgtctcgtatgtcaaggtaaatatttgctcgaaattttactcgtatctcaaattgctcgtatgtcggggcacttgtatgtcaaggtattactgtagtagttTTGCAAGGATTTCATATTTCACTGGGGCTGccgctgaaaaaaaacactgacacaAGGCAAATGTTTTAGTTTTCTGACCTGTTCTCTAGCTCAAGAGCCTCCTCCAGTTGGGCCACCTTTCCCTCCAAAGCTGTGATGGAGGCTTTGAACTTGGACTTGACCTGGTTCTCCATCTCACTGAGCTTAGCCTTCATCTCCTTGTTGTGGCGCTCCAACTGCTGCCGGGCGCTCTCATTCTTCTGAGAAGTGGAGCGCTCTGTTTGCAGCTCGTTGTTCATCTGGTCCACCTGTGGGAAGAATACAAAATTCTACTAGGATCATGGAGAATTTTGTGAGGGTGAGAGGTGATCGTGCTTCTGAGACAACCTGCTGTGTGCTCTTCCTCAGTCTATCATTGAGGATCTCCATGTTGCTCTGCTCTTCCTCGAGTTCCTCTTCCAGCTGGGAGATCTTAGCTTCCAGACGTCGTTTCTCGTCTGACAAGGCTGATCTATACAGGAGAAGCCCAAGAGTTGTCATATCGGACGGAATGCACATCTACTAAATTCTTTCCCAAGTAAAGATAAAACATGACTGACTTTCCTGAAGCGTTGCTTGCCAGCTCATCTGACAGCTCATCCCTTTCAGCCTCTGCTTGCTTCCGTGCCCTTTCAGCAGAAGCCAGTTCCTATACAATTATACGATAAAAGATGGCTTCAAGACTTATTTTTTACTTACAAACAGGTAAATCTGAGAAATTATCTACTATTTTGCTTGTGGGCTGAATTGTCCATGTACCAGTATGCTCTTTGTCCTCACTCTTAACACTACTAATAGTtcctagagcacaggtgtcaaagtggtggcccaggggccaaatctggcccgccacatcattttgtgcggcctgagaaagtaaatcgtgagtgcatGAGTAAaaccttctgttttaggatcataaagattattatatttcctgatattccactttttaaaatcaataattgcaattttaatcaatttttgtctttctttttagttcaaaaagcattttgtaaaatctaaaaataaatctataaaaatattttctgttttccactttaatattgaacataattaaaaaaatattctggttccttttggaaagaaaaacaaattttaaagagttttcccttactaagaaaaaataagctcaaataaacattgatttagatctaaaaacaaacaaacagactatTTAGGGATTTTTATCAATTTCTATTCATCTatcaatatctaaatattatatctaaaatggtccgggccacatgaaatcgaattgacgttaatgcggcccgcgaaccaacccgagtttgcaCCCTTGTCCGAGAGTGTAAGAGCAGTGAGCACTATACAATAGACcttgaattttatttcattgattACAAAGATACTACATTTGATTGGCCTCTATGCAACTGACAAAGTGAAAAGGGAGAATCCCTGCCTGCCATATTGCCTTTCCAGTAGAAATGAGATTTTCAGGTCGGGttgggcctaaaatgtcaatcattactttggGTTCGTGTCGGGTCCGGCTGGGCTTCTCTCtcgttgagaaaaaaaaaggatatactaaaataaataatttggaataaAACAGACAATGCTCTGTAATGTCATTGCAATTGGAGGCGAAGCTGCAGAGCCACAGCATGCTCTGCGCGTGTCACGTGAATGCCGCCCTATTAAAAATCTTCCCCAATATGGAgaagcaagaagttaaggataaactaaagacaagagaactgaaaagacaaacacgcacCGGTAAGAGTGAGTTGTGGAAaaacttcaaattgattgttgaatatgcttgagaaacttgcgttggcttcgctgaatgtagtcaatgtggcgttTTGCTCTCGTACGAGAGCAAAACGACTGGCACCTCGAcactgagcaggcatttaaacagttgaaatcgtcaaacatctatattatcatataaaagatggaAATGTTTATACattcttgtttaacttagattttgttacaaaagacaggctttaatctgttatcataaatcacccctcctcctcctgagtccttacaaaaaaaaattgggtttgcttcgggctcaggcctgcaaatcaagttaattcctCGGGTTTGGTCCGGCTCGGGTTTTTTGGACCCGCGGGCCGGGTCAGGTCGGATTTTttcggcccgatcttacctctacttTCTAGTGAGGAGCCATAAATATGATGATTCGGTCCACAAGGAAACAAAGGAAATGATCTTAGCCCTAGTCTTACTGTGAACAATCTCTGTTACCTCTTGGAGCTGGATCAACTCGGCCTCCAGGCTCTTAGCTTTCTTCTCACTCTCCTTGGCTGTAATCAGGACTTCCTCACGAGCTGCACGGGCATCCTCCATCTCCCTCTGGAAGTCTTTCATTTGGGTCTGATGGACAGGTAGAATCACACacagcagtgttcaaaataataGCAGTCCAATGTGACTAACCAGATTAATCCACATTTTCAGTGTATTTTCTATTACTACAAACAAATGCACCATTCGGTGCAGTAGATTCTCAGAAAACCAAGCAGAGACccagcattcatgatttacacTCTTAAGGCTATAAAATTGAGCGATTGACGGTCTGTCATCAGTAGGTGATTGACGATTCCATGTCAAAGCGCTTTGAGTGCGGAAAAGGTGAAAAGGCACTATACTAGTGAAAGTCTTTTTACCATCCATTTTTACTCATCTGTTGAAAGGAGTGTGTTAAGCAAACATAGAAGGGTAGCATTAAGTGATGTTATCaattttgtggaaaaacaagTGTAAACCAGTTGACTCCCATTTAAGGAGGAAGCCAGCAGCTGTTGAACAAATTTGAGAATCACAAACAAtaggtggtgcgagtggttagcacgttggcctcacagctctggggtcctgggttcaaatccaggtcacgtccacctgtgtggagtttgcatgttctccccgggcctgcgtgggtttcctcccacattccaaaaacaagcatggtaggctgattggacactctaaattgtccctaggtatgggtgtgagtgtgcatggttgtctgtctccttgtgccctgtgattggctggtcccgattcagggtgtcccccacctctggcccggagtcagctgggataggctccagcaccccccacaacccttatgaggataaagcggttcagaaaatgagagagagagagacaaacaatAGACAACAAGCTCGATGTACAATGGAGGATAATACAGCATGACGGCAACTCCTCACCTGGATCTTTCGGAGCTGTTTAATGGCCTCATCTCTTCCCTTATTGGCTGTGTCAATCTGGCCCTCCAGGTCTTTGATATCTGTCTCCAACTTTTTCTTGGCTGCTGCTGCCGAGGCCCTTTGTTTGCGTTCATCCTCCAGCTCTGTCTCCAACTCACGCACCTGCAATGTGTGCATGTTGTCAGATCGCTGATATACTTGGAGTAACTTTCTGTGTTAGATGCTGTGAAACAGACACATTTGATTCTTCACCTGCTTGACAAGCTGTCTTTTCTTCTCCTCTCCCATCTCATCACGGCCTTGAAGATCCCTCTCAAATTGGGCCTTCAGAGCCTGCATGTTGACCTCCAGGCGCAGTTTGGCATCCTCAGCTGCCTGTAGCTCATCCTCCAGCTCCTCCAGTTGGGTCTTCATCTCCTCCACTTGGGCGTCCAAGCCTCGCTTAGACTTCTCCAACTCATGTACCTGACATTGACGTAGCATTATATTAACAACTGCACgatgacatttttcattttgtttttcgcGTTTACATTTTTGCCAACATCATCCTTGGAACTGATCAGATCCTCCATCTCCGCCTTCAAGGCCTTGTTGGCCCTCTCCAGCTCCTCTCTGGAATCCTGGAGTTCATCCAGAGCCCTCGCCAAAGACAGAGCTTTTGTCTCCTTTTCTCTGGCCTCAGCTTCGGCTCGATCTCGCTCATCTGCGTATTTACTAGAGACAGATTTCTCCTCTGCCAGCATCTGGAGCCCAAACAACACGAGGTAAATGACGCAAGATGTCAAAGCTTCAACATCTTGTCATGCTGGGCAACAATAAAAATGGAACAAACCTggtcaaactttttttgtttcttctcaaGGTTTGAAACATTCTGCCTTTGGTTGTCAAGATCCATCAAGGTGTCCTCAAGCTCTTGTTGCAAACGGTTTTTAGTCTTCTCCAATTTGTCATAAGCAGCAGCCTTTTCCTCGAACTGAGTGTTGGCCGCCTCCAAATCTCTCTGCAAACGCTTTTTGCTTTCTTCCAGCAGCTCAGAATTCCCACACATTTCCTCGAGCTTTTTCTTAGTATCGGATAGCTGTAGAAGTCCCATGGAAATGAGTAAACTCACCGTAAAATATATACTCCCTACAGTATTTTCTGAACtataatttattttcataatttgggtGGGTTATTTTGAATGGAAATTGAGGCTGGAGTTCCATCTGTCAAACTAGTTTTTTTGTAGACCCTTAGAAGAGAATTAAATACTTCAGAACTGatcttttgtttgcatttttttctttatcattatgcattattttgttttgtgcaACTTGTTACTTGAAACGCCTTACGCGGAAATCAGAACAATTCATAGAATACAGGGCATGGTGCAGAATATTATATTTTAACTGTAGTTTTTAATGCTGGCCCGAAAATATGAGTTTTATACCGCCGGCTACTGGCCCACTCAATCTGGAAAGTGAAATGGCATcatttttgcaagtgtaattgtTTAGTTTAATGCAATGTTCTgcactctctctttttttctaaatatgttttttaatgaaatgttttaCCTTTTACAAGTAATGCAaataattttggaaaaaaaatgacagacagCAATGAtgtttattaatttgttttgcaaTGTTTTGGTATTGCAAATAGTTTTAtagtaatattaataataatttataaaaatgaaagtttattaaaaataataaaatatttaataaatattattattcaaattatTACATCATTATTGCATCAATGTGTTTTATAACTAttccttttagtttttttttttctttttagtaccTTTGGAAAAATATCATTTAAGCCGAATAAAAATGCAGTACTTTTGTTTCTAACTTTTCAGTATCACCAGCATTTTAGTAAACTAATCCCTGACCTGGATATTGAGAGTGGACACTTGTCTCTCAATGTTCCTCTTGGCTTCCATTTCCTCCTCAAGCTGCTCCTGTAAGCTGTTCTTGTCATCCTCCGACTGTCGAAGCTTTGTAGAAAACTGCAGCTTCTGACGCGTTTCCTCAGCCAGCAACTCCTGAAGGTGCCAAGCAAGCCAAATGTTAAACCAATACATTGCTGCTTCCTAtgtgaatattttatttcaatcgTAGTAACCTGTGCATCCTGGAGTTGGGAGCTAAAGCTGGAAACATCTTTGTTAAGTTTAATATTTTTGCCCTCAACTTCATTCAGTAGGTTTGTCACACTCTCCAGTTCAATCTGTTGGAAAATTGACAGgtatttttaatgacttttacaTGTCCTCCTTTGTGAGTATTCTTGAGAAGAGTAAATTACTGTGATTTTAGAGCAGCGTTCTCCCAGTTCAGCCTTTTGCTTCTCACTGTCGTTGACGCGGGTTTGTAAATCTGTCACGTGACCCTCCAACTTCTTCCTCTTGTGATCCCCATCTTGTTTGGCTTGAGTGAGGGACCGCACCTCCATGGTTAATTCAGAGGTTTCTTTCTCCAGAGTCTGTTTTGCCTTCTCCAAGTTTGACTTGACCTGGTAGTGGACAGAAGCTTCAGCTTTATTATATGAATTGCACAAATAAGTTCAACGTGTGAAGTGATGGTCCTTACGCGTTTTGACTGTTCTAGTTGCTCTGTGATCTCTTCCACAGCCTGCGTGTGTTTCTGCCTCATTTCATGGATTTGGGCCTCGTGAGTACGGTTGTCATCGTCAATAGCTCTCTTCAGCAAAGTCACCTCCTGCTCACGTTTGGCCCTGCAGAACAGATGAATGGTGGAGAAATTGTCTAGTTTTTATTGCGTGAATGTTCTAGTGAAAGTATGTATGACCTGAGTTCCTGCTGGGTGGCGGTACTGTCCAAGGTATCCTCCAGTTCTGACTTTAGAGCCTCCAACTCTTCTCCCAAGTCACGCTTCATTTTCTCTGCTTTGTTTCTGGCTGCTCTCTCAGAGTCAAGGTCTTCCTGAAGGTCAGAGATGTGGCCCTCTAGCTCTCTGATTTTCTTCAGAGCGTTGTTCTTCTGTGCGGTCTCATCCTCTAATCTATATAaagaacatatttatttaactctTTAGATGCCATATTGACAGCAAAAGACCATTCCATTTCTGAACAAGGAGTGCCGGCAACGAATGATGATTCAGTGAATGATCAGGACAAACCTCCTTTCAAAATGGATAGGACAtctgttgccgtcaatggcagccaatgagttaatacactACTTACAATACTCCTAATGGTGTGGTAATATTTAGCACTAACAAAAACAAGTGAGCAACTAGTGAGAGAACATCTTCGAAAGTATTACAATACATAAAGCTACTGTAATTGGCCTTAGGCCTAATCGTGAACTTACAACATTCTCAATTTCTTTCTCCCTTAAATCGTGGTTCTAGGGaagttttaagacaattttagtGGACTGTTAgaattaagacaaaaaaaacacagcatttAGGTAAAACCTAATGTTGAAATACAAAAATCATCATCAGGATGCTGTACCTGGCCAAGGAAGTCTGTAGCTCCTCGTCTTTCTTTGCCAGCTGAGCTTTGAGTTCAGCAATTTGGGCCTGTAGGTCTGCAAGCTGCTCTTGGAGATCGTTTGACTCTGCCTCTAACTTACGCTTAACCTTATCCAGCTCCTGCCGAgtcttttcctccttttttagaCGGACTGGAAGTACAGCAGAAGGTCAATTAACTGATTGACTAAAATACAAAAGACGTTTTGAAATTGTAACGACATCGTCATTTTTTATGTTCTTAAATGGGGATTACCTTCTAGTTCTGAGATCATAGATTCgtgtttatttttcagtttggtGAGGTTCTTTGACTTCTCTTCTTCTTCAGCCAAATTAGTACTATAGTCCGCGACCCTCTCCTCCATCAGCTTCCTCTCCtacaaattaaaaatgcaatgaaCCTGAATAATGTCTCTCCACCTTTGTTTTATCCACATTTACCTTAAGGAGCTTGTTGTTCTGGTCTTCCATCACCAGGATATCGTCGTCAAGCTTTTTGATCTTTCCTTCACAAGTGACCTTCTCCAACTGCAGCTTTTGGCgtgcatcctcctcctcctctaaaTGCTCTTCCAATTCCTGCAACATTTAGGTTATAATGAGATACTGAGGCCAATACTTTAAACAAACCATTGTGAAGAAACCTAATTGTTTACCTGCATCTGCTGTTGCATCTTCTTCTTTTCAACCAGCAGTGACTGAGAACGTTCTTCCTCTTCATCAAGTCTTGCCTCCATCTCATGGAGGATTTCTTCCAATTCCTGTTTTTTAGCTCCCAAACGCACCCTCATCTCCTCAGCTTCTGCATACAGTTCTGTCTCAGCCTGAAGCTGCTCCTGCAGCGCATTCCTTTCCTCCATAATCTGAGCAAATTAACCGTCAACACCAGTGTAAGCGTGACCACATGAATAACCCAACACATTTGTGTGTCCGTCATTTACCGCTGTGTGCTTTAAGGTAATCTCGCTCAACTCTGATTCATACTTTGCAGCATTTTCCTTGGATTTTTGCAGCTCGTCCTCTTTTAGGCTCATCTCCTCCTCTTGACGTGTGACTTGGAGAAGAGGCTTCACCTTTTTGAAAGTCCAGCAAagtgatataaataaataactatatatgtatgtatatattgttttaattgtaAATTCTCTAAATTTCAAGTAGGAGATGAACATGCTGACCTTTGTGAAGAGTCTCCACCACTGCCAGTTTCTAAGTTTGAGGTAGGCGGCACAATTTCTCTGAATGACTTTCATGGCCGTGAGTTGTTGCTGCCTCTTAGCAAATGCCCTTTAAatgaaatagaaaatgtttgatATTATATATGACATACGAGAGAGCATGCCACTAGTCATAAAGTACACTGGAGACCTGGACCGagacattgacatttttaacaTCTCTGCATTTCTTTTCCTCAGATGAAACCTGatacatatatagaaatatatttttggacgTGTTTTAATTTTTGCCCATTGCAATTAAGATATAAACATTCCTAGCAAATTAAAATTTCAATTGGTGACTACaaaatccctcgattattgcgggtaatgtagaccagacatggccgcgataaacgaaaaaccgcgaagtagggccACTGCTATTTAAaaagagattttaaaaaatctatttttttctttttttacttcaatgctgagttctagtaccaagcggaggacaggggagtggcttctgcttgcgagtttcagcgtggattttgacatttttatgaacttacaaaaaatgtaataaaaaaaaaaaatcccccccccccaaaatctgcaatgtagtgaagccacgaaagttgaagccacgatatttgagggattactgtatagttgAAAGAACACATTCCAAACTCCCCAAAATCCAGGTTACCACATAATGAAGATAAATGTACCGATACAAATAAGCAAGTGAACAAACACCAATGGAAATCTGACAGTCATTAATAAAAGTAACCATAGAATTTGTTTTTGACTCATTGCAAGTGTATGCAGTCTTGCCTACACATTAGAGTCATGCAACAAGTCATGGGTTGTGGATCATGTGCGAGAGCTTGCATGTACATACTTTCTGGCCAGGAAGCCTCTAGCCTGTGACTGGAAGGCAATGATCATCACAGTTATCTTCAGATCCCTCTCCTCCTCCAGCTGGCCCAAAACTCCTGTGCGGAAAAATATCTTGCTCTGCCCAATTCTGTACAGATTTGGATCCAAGTCCAGATGTTTGATCTACATCAAAAACATTGGTAACTGTTAGTGTGTCCCTAGCCAGCAACAAATATTATTCCAAAGCAGTCATTTTTGACTGCATAAAACAAGTTTACCATGAG
The Stigmatopora argus isolate UIUO_Sarg chromosome 7, RoL_Sarg_1.0, whole genome shotgun sequence DNA segment above includes these coding regions:
- the myh11a gene encoding myosin-11a isoform X2, with the translated sequence MSKKGPNEDDKFLFVDKDFLNSPMAQADWAAKKLVWIPSERHGFEAASIKEEHGDEVLVELADNGKKVTVNKDDIQKMNPPKFSKVEDMAELTCLNEASVLHNIRERYFSGLIYTYSGLFCVVVNPYKMLPIYSEKIVEMYKGKKRHEVPPHIYSITDNAYRNMMQDREDQSILCTGESGAGKTENTKKVIQYLAVVASSHKGKKDSSAGELEKQLLQANPILEAFGNAKTIKNDNSSRFGKFIRINFDVTGYIVGANIETYLLEKSRCIRQAKIERAFHIFYYMIAGAKDKVREELLLEPFSNYRFLVAGHVQIPGQQDDELYEETMEAMNIMGFTDEERIDILKVCSTVMQLGNIEFKKERNQEQATMPDNTAAQKVCHLQGINVTDFTRAILTPRIKVGREVVQKAQTKEQADFAIEALAKAVFERLFLWILGRVNKALDKTKRQGASFLGILDIAGFEIFEDNSFEQLCINYTNEKLQQLFNHTMFILEQEEYQREGIEWNFIDFGLDLQPCIELIERPNNPPGILALLDEECWFPKATDISFVEKLMSTQGNQVKFAKPKQLKDKTEFSVLHYAGKVDYNATSWLTKNMDPLNDNVTALLNNSSSSFVQDLWKDTDRVVGLDTIAKMSDSSMGGGSKTKKGMFRTVGQLYKESLAKLMTTLHNTQPNFVRCIIPNHEKKAGKLDANLVLEQLRCNGVLEGIRICRQGFPNRIVFQEFRQRYEILGASAIPKGFMDGKQACCLMIKHLDLDPNLYRIGQSKIFFRTGVLGQLEEERDLKITVMIIAFQSQARGFLARKAFAKRQQQLTAMKVIQRNCAAYLKLRNWQWWRLFTKVKPLLQVTRQEEEMSLKEDELQKSKENAAKYESELSEITLKHTAIMEERNALQEQLQAETELYAEAEEMRVRLGAKKQELEEILHEMEARLDEEEERSQSLLVEKKKMQQQMQELEEHLEEEEDARQKLQLEKVTCEGKIKKLDDDILVMEDQNNKLLKERKLMEERVADYSTNLAEEEEKSKNLTKLKNKHESMISELEVRLKKEEKTRQELDKVKRKLEAESNDLQEQLADLQAQIAELKAQLAKKDEELQTSLARLEDETAQKNNALKKIRELEGHISDLQEDLDSERAARNKAEKMKRDLGEELEALKSELEDTLDSTATQQELRAKREQEVTLLKRAIDDDNRTHEAQIHEMRQKHTQAVEEITEQLEQSKRVKSNLEKAKQTLEKETSELTMEVRSLTQAKQDGDHKRKKLEGHVTDLQTRVNDSEKQKAELGERCSKITIELESVTNLLNEVEGKNIKLNKDVSSFSSQLQDAQELLAEETRQKLQFSTKLRQSEDDKNSLQEQLEEEMEAKRNIERQVSTLNIQLSDTKKKLEEMCGNSELLEESKKRLQRDLEAANTQFEEKAAAYDKLEKTKNRLQQELEDTLMDLDNQRQNVSNLEKKQKKFDQMLAEEKSVSSKYADERDRAEAEAREKETKALSLARALDELQDSREELERANKALKAEMEDLISSKDDVGKNVHELEKSKRGLDAQVEEMKTQLEELEDELQAAEDAKLRLEVNMQALKAQFERDLQGRDEMGEEKKRQLVKQVRELETELEDERKQRASAAAAKKKLETDIKDLEGQIDTANKGRDEAIKQLRKIQTQMKDFQREMEDARAAREEVLITAKESEKKAKSLEAELIQLQEELASAERARKQAEAERDELSDELASNASGKSALSDEKRRLEAKISQLEEELEEEQSNMEILNDRLRKSTQQVDQMNNELQTERSTSQKNESARQQLERHNKEMKAKLSEMENQVKSKFKASITALEGKVAQLEEALELENREKQTNAKSMRQKDKKLKDVLMQVEDERKQAEQYKEQAEKANTRMKQLKRQLEESEEESQRATAARRKLQRELDEATEANDAMSREVNSLKSKLRRGNEPSFSSAPRRMGGGRRAVEDASEEEADSQNDLNGKSAD